From Aedes albopictus strain Foshan chromosome 1, AalbF5, whole genome shotgun sequence, one genomic window encodes:
- the LOC109421969 gene encoding uncharacterized protein LOC109421969, producing the protein MSRANAIIAVSTVLCLGWFLTTINAKDFNFIFDPHELECSGNVTYDRVMLTAYRPRTASDERRDYTDIKLKKLNSLQDYLDDRVPYVTVGMDPLLKIPYGTPVCIPELNIHFRRNLNLQVRDTHQDLIGGGYRRVDICVRTQADSFDDYVNLMDATLIF; encoded by the exons ATGTCCCGCGCCAACGCGATCATCGCCGTTTCCACTGTGTTGTGCCTGGGGTGGTTCCTGACCACGATCAACGCAAAGGACTTCAACT TCATCTTCGACCCGCACGAGCTGGAGTGCTCCGGCAATGTGACCTACGACCGGGTGATGCTGACGGCCTACCGACCACGGACCGCCAGCGACGAGCGCCGTGACTACACCGACATCAAGCTGAAGAAGCTGAACTCCCTGCAGGACTACCTGGACGATCGGGTGCCGTACGTAACGGTGGGAATGGACCCGTTGCTGAAAATTCCCTACGGTACGCCGGTGTGCATTCCGGAGTTGAAcatccacttccggcggaacctGAACCTGCAGGTGCGGGACACCCATCAGGATCTGATTGGAGGTGGCTACCGGCGGGTGGATATTTGCGTACGGACGCAGGCGGACAGTTTCGATGACTATGTGAACCTGATGGATGCGACACTGATTTTCTAG